From the genome of bacterium, one region includes:
- the truA gene encoding tRNA pseudouridine(38-40) synthase TruA has protein sequence MNELTHILRISYDGTEYFGWQKQPNVPTVQGVIEQSLRKLFGKEIKTVGASRTDRGVHAIDQVVSFVAPKRYEPKDLMRRLNKMLPADIAVWDSIVTEKTFNARFDCEGKIYRYRIFKRKKALEARFGWWYEGELDIDLLNNLAESILGEHDFRVFSIQKDLPENPRCTIFEAYWREFEDELQFFIFGDRFLHKMVRSLVGSMVAVCGKQISDTDFRKMLYERVRVSEFRNAPPHGLCLLEVKARLP, from the coding sequence ATGAATGAGCTTACCCACATCCTGCGAATCAGTTACGATGGCACGGAATATTTCGGCTGGCAGAAGCAACCTAATGTGCCAACTGTTCAGGGGGTTATTGAGCAAAGTTTGAGAAAGCTTTTCGGAAAAGAAATAAAAACTGTTGGTGCGTCACGGACTGATAGAGGAGTTCACGCTATTGATCAGGTCGTTTCTTTCGTTGCCCCTAAGCGATATGAACCCAAAGACCTCATGCGACGGCTTAACAAAATGCTTCCAGCCGATATAGCTGTATGGGATTCTATTGTGACCGAAAAAACTTTTAACGCCCGATTCGATTGTGAGGGCAAAATTTATCGTTACAGGATTTTCAAAAGGAAGAAGGCTCTTGAGGCTCGCTTTGGCTGGTGGTATGAGGGAGAATTGGATATCGATTTGCTTAATAATCTTGCCGAATCAATTCTTGGCGAGCATGACTTCCGCGTTTTTTCGATCCAAAAAGACCTTCCAGAGAATCCGAGGTGCACGATATTTGAGGCATACTGGCGTGAATTTGAGGACGAATTGCAATTTTTCATCTTCGGCGACAGATTTTTGCATAAAATGGTTCGTTCGCTTGTAGGGTCAATGGTGGCGGTTTGTGGTAAACAGATTAGTGATACTGATTTTAGAAAAATGCTTTACGAGAGGGTCAGAGTTTCCGAATTCAGAAATGCCCCACCTCACGGGTTGTGTCTTTTAGAGGTAAAAGCGAGGTTGCCGTGA
- a CDS encoding flippase-like domain-containing protein — MNQTTKNTLLTTIKALVSAGLIYFLITRIDLVEFIANIRRFPMQLFPVFAVLFCATILIGGWRWSIFLKPFGKVPYIKLVGLYFVGYFFNNFLPSGVGGDVVRGYIAGKMLGDMSKAYSSVVAERVAGILATISISLFALPFVRFEPATAYFSVIVGVVLWGATVFFLIVKTEKAVSKILSFLPWRLGEKVSNFVATLRSYRHHGRILFLGFIASVAYQGALITVLVFTAKAAGSSLPIMVYYHTVPLVWVISLLPISLNALGVREASFAYFFQLFGETKGKGLLVSLSFFAYSLIAGMVGGILFAVWGSERKKEPNKIIRE; from the coding sequence GTGAACCAGACCACGAAGAACACGCTTCTTACTACCATTAAAGCGTTGGTTAGCGCTGGATTAATTTACTTCCTCATAACAAGAATCGACCTCGTTGAGTTTATCGCCAACATCAGGCGATTTCCCATGCAACTCTTTCCCGTTTTTGCTGTTCTATTTTGCGCAACGATTCTCATAGGTGGTTGGCGGTGGTCAATATTTCTGAAACCTTTCGGAAAAGTGCCATACATAAAGCTTGTTGGGCTTTATTTTGTTGGCTATTTTTTCAATAATTTTTTGCCCTCAGGCGTTGGTGGAGATGTCGTCAGGGGATATATTGCTGGCAAGATGCTCGGTGATATGTCGAAAGCTTATTCGTCTGTGGTTGCCGAGCGCGTTGCAGGAATACTTGCGACTATATCTATATCCCTTTTTGCGCTACCTTTCGTGCGATTCGAGCCCGCCACTGCATATTTCAGCGTTATTGTCGGTGTCGTGCTTTGGGGTGCAACTGTTTTCTTCCTAATAGTAAAAACTGAGAAAGCAGTATCAAAGATTTTGAGTTTCCTTCCCTGGCGACTTGGAGAAAAGGTCTCAAACTTTGTCGCAACTTTAAGGAGCTATCGTCACCACGGGCGGATTCTTTTTCTTGGTTTCATTGCGTCCGTGGCGTATCAGGGAGCGTTGATTACCGTTTTGGTTTTCACGGCTAAGGCTGCTGGCTCGAGTTTGCCGATTATGGTTTATTACCATACTGTGCCGCTGGTGTGGGTGATAAGTCTGCTGCCTATATCTCTTAATGCACTTGGAGTTCGTGAGGCGAGCTTTGCGTATTTCTTTCAACTTTTCGGCGAAACCAAGGGCAAGGGGCTTCTCGTTTCGTTGTCGTTCTTTGCTTACTCGCTTATAGCTGGTATGGTAGGCGGAATTCTTTTTGCTGTCTGGGGGAGCGAGAGGAAAAAGGAGCCGAACAAAATAATTCGGGAGTAA